AACGCGCTGGCAATGTGGATATCGCCCAGCAGCGGCAGGCTGAAGTGCCAGGTGTGGGTGGTGAGGAACGGGTAGCCAGCAAACAGCGCGCCGAGCCCGGTCAAGGTGGCCGAAAGCAGGCCGAAGCCCATCCAGCGCATGGGCCGCAGGCTCATCTGCGCTTCGACCCATTGGGTGCCGGCGACCATGTATTGCAGGATAAACGCCACCGACATCACCAACCCCGCGACGAAACCGCCGCCCGGCTGGTTGTGGCCGCGCATGAACAGGTAGAACGACACCACCAGCGCTATCGGCAGCAGCAGGCGCACCAGCACCGCCGGCACCATCATAAAGCCCAAGGCGGTATCGCTGGCCTGGCGCGGGTTGACCAGGTCGGTGGCCACGTCCGGCGCCAATTGGCGCTGTTGTGGCGGCAACTCCATGCTTTCTTTGGAAGGGCGGAAGCGGCGCAGCAGGGCGTAGACGGTCAGCGCCACGGCGCCGAGCACGGTGATTTCGCCCAAGGTATCAAAGCCCCGGAAGTCCACCAGCATCACGTTCACCACATTGCTGCCGCCGCCTTCGGGCAGGGCGCGGCTCAGGTAAAACGAGGAGATATCGTTGGGGGTCTGGCGGGTCAGCATTGCGTAGGAGAGCAGCGCCATGCCGCCACCGACCACGGTGGAGAGCAGGAAGTCACGCAGGCGACGGATGCGCGCCTTGCGCAACGAACTCGGCAGTGGCGAGACTTCTTCGATCCGCCGTGGCAACCAGCGCAGGCCCAGCAAAATCAGCACGGTGGTGACCACTTCGACCACCAGTTGCGTCAGCGCCAGGTCTGGCGCCGAGAACCATACGAAGGTCACGCAGGTAACCATGCCGCATACGCTGACCATGGTCAGGGCCGCCAGCCGGTGGTACTTGGCTTGCCAGGCGGCGCCCAGCGCACAGGCGATGGCCAGCACCCACAGGGTCACGAATACGATGGAACCGGGGATCTTCGGCCGGTCGCCCCAACTGAGGCCGCTGTTGAGCATCGGGATCAACCCGGCAATCACCGCCGCCAGCACCAGCAGGAACAATTGGGTTTGCAGGCGCTTGGTGCTGATGCGTTTTTCGATACGGCGCACGCCGCGCATCATCACCACCAGGCTGCGCTCGAACATGCGCTTGCCGTTGAAGTAACTGATGATCGGCGGGTATTTGAAACGGCCACGCTTGAGCTGTTTGCGCAGCAGCAGGTACAGCACGATGCCGCCGGACATGGCTACCAGGCTCATGATCATTGGCGCATTCCAGCCGTGCCAGATGGCCAGGCTGTATTCGGGCAGCACCCCGCCGACCACCGGCAGTGCGGCGGCGGCGAGGATCGAACCGACCACCTGGGCCGGGAAGATGCCCACCAGCAGGCAGGTAAACACCAACAACTCGACCGGCGCGCGCATCCAGCGCGGTGGCTCATGGGGTGTGTGGGGCAGGTCGGTCGCGGGCGGGCCGAAGAACACATCGACGGTAAAGCGCAGGGCATAGGCCACGCTGAATGTACCGGCGATGGTCGCGATCAGCGGCAGGGCGATTTCTACCCACTGTGTCGCCGAGATAAACACGGTTTCAGCGAAGAACATCTCTTTGGACAGGAAGCCATTGAGCAATGGCACGCCGGCCATGGACGCACTGGCCACCATCGCCAGGGTCGCGGTAAACGGGATAAGCCGTACCAGGCCGCTGAGCTTGCGGATATCCCGCGTACCGCTTTCGTGGTCGATGATGCCGGCGGCCATGAACAGCGAGGCCTTGAAAGTGGCGTGGTTGAGGATATGGAACACCGCAGCAACGGCGGCCAACGGGCTGTTGAGGCCCAGCAGCAGGGTGATCAGCCCTAGGTGGCTGATGGTGGAGTAGGCCAGCAGGCCCTTGAGATCATTCTGGAACATGGCGCAGTAAGCGCCGAGAAGAAGGGTGAGTGCGCCGGCACCGCCGACGATCCAGAACCATTCTTCGCTGCCGGACAGCGACGGCCACAGGCGGGCCAGCAGGAACACGCCGGCCTTCACCATCGTCGCCGAGTGCAGGTAAGCCGATACCGGCGTGGGTGCTGCCATGGCGTGGGGCAGCCAGAAGTGGAAAGGGAACTGCGCGCTCTTGCTCAAGGCGCCGATCAGCACCAGCGCGAGCATCACCGGGTACAGCGAATGCGCGCGAATCTGATCGCCCGCCGCCAGCACCTGGTCCAGGTCATAGCTGCCGACGATATGCCCCAGCAGCATCACACCGGCCAGCAGGCACAAGCCGCCGGCGCCGGTGACCATCAGTGCCATATAGGCGCCGCGCCTGGCATCGGCGCGGTGGTGCCAATAGCCGATCAGCAGGAACGAGAACAGGCTGGTCAGTTCCCAGAAAAACACGATCTGGATCAGGTTGCCGGAGATCACCAGCCCGAGCATGGCGCCCATAAACGCCAGGAAAAACGCAAAGAAGCGCGGCACCGGATCATCCGGCGACATGTAATAACGCGCATACAGCGCCACCAGCGTGCCGATGCCCAGCACCAGCATCGAGAACAGCCAGGCAAACCCGTCCATGCGCAGCACGAAGTTGAGCCCGAGGCTGGGCAACCACATGAATTCTTCGCGGATCACGCCACCGTGGGCGATCTGAGGGTAGAGCAGGGCGACTTGAATGGTGCCGACCAGGGCCACAAGGCCGGCCAACAGGGATTCGGTGTTACGTGCATTATGCGGCAGCAAGGCCGCCAGACAGCTGCCGATAAAAGGCAGAAGCAGTAGAACTATCAGGGACATAGGCTTCTAATCTGCGGGAGTTTGGGATGCATCATACGTGCCGCTTTCTCGATCACCAAACGGCAAGATGTGGCAGGATCCTACAAGGTAGGCCGAAAACGCTCATTTGGCATTGTTTCAAGGGCGCCGCTGGAATGCAGTTCCTGTGGGAGCCGGGCTTGCCCGCGATAGCGGTATCACAGGCAATGCAGGAATCTGACGTCAACCTTGACGCTCTCGTTCCAAATCATCAGCCATTGCATTAGCCCTTTGCCCCTTCGTCTTCATCTCACTCACAATCACCGCCGCCACAATCAACGCCGCGCCCAGCATCGCAATCGGCGGAAAACGCTCCCCCGCAATCCGTCCGATTACACCGGCCCACACCGGCTCACCGGCATAGATCAACGTGGCACGGGTTGGCGAAACACTCTGCTGCGCCCAGTTCATCGCCACCTGGATCACTGCGCTGGTCAAGCCCAGGCCCACCGCGCTGAATACCAGCAACCACGAGAACCCCGGTAAGGCTTCACCCATCGGCACCACCATCAGGAATGACAGCAACGACGCCGTGGCCAGTTGCACCACCGTGACCCGTCGCACATCCACCTGCCCGGCATAGGCACCAATCAGGATAATTTCGGCCGCCACCGCGATTGCGCAGATCAGCGTGGCAATCTCACCGGGGCTGAAGTTGAGGGACGCACCGGTCGGGCCTGTGAGCAGCATCAACCCGGTAAACGCCAGCATGATGCCAATGCTCGGCATCAGGCCTGGGCGACGCCCCAGCACCAGCCACTGCAACAGCGGTACGCAAGGCACATAAAGCGCTGTGATGAACGCCGACTGGCTGCTTGGGATGGTCTGCAAACCGATCGTCTGCATGCCGTAACCGAGCATGATCGAAGCGCCGATGAAGGCGCCGGCTTTCAACTCGAACAAGGTCAGGCCGCGCAAGGTGCGCAACGAAAAGAACCCCACCACAATCGCCGCCGCCGCAAACCGCAGGCCCACGAAAAACATCGGCCCGCTGACGGTCAGGGCGTGTTGCACCAGCAAAAACGTGCCACCCCAGATCATGGTGATCACCACCAGGATGCATTCGGCTTTGCTGAAACGGTTGAAACGTGGGGAGGCGTTCGGGACGGTCATGGCGGCTCGGTCTTGCAAGGGAAAGGCACGGACCGCACAATGCGCCGCACGCTGGGCAGTATACTGCGCACACCCACCCATTGAGCAATATAGTGCACAAAGAAAATCCACAACGGGCTTCAGTCCTGCAACACGTCAGCCAGAACGTCCGTCGCCTGCGCCATGCTGCGGATTTGAGCCAGACTGCGCTCTCGGAAAAGTCCGGGGTCAGCCGGCGCATGCTGGTGGCCATTGAGGCGGGCGAGAAGAATGTCAGCCTGTCCACGCTGGACCGCGTCGCCGAAGCCTTGGACGTGGCCTTCAGCGACCTTATCCAGGCCCCGGATGCCGGTGATCACAGCCGCATCAACGAGCTGGCGTGGGCCGGTGATATTCCCGGCAGTAAAGCGGTGCTACTGGCCAAGGCCACCGCGCGGCGTGAAGTCGAGTTGTGGGAGATGCACCTGGAACCGGGTGATCGCTACAGCCCCGACCCCGACCCGGACGGCTGGAGCGTGCAGCTG
The window above is part of the Pseudomonas sp. KBS0710 genome. Proteins encoded here:
- a CDS encoding monovalent cation/H+ antiporter subunit A, which translates into the protein MSLIVLLLLPFIGSCLAALLPHNARNTESLLAGLVALVGTIQVALLYPQIAHGGVIREEFMWLPSLGLNFVLRMDGFAWLFSMLVLGIGTLVALYARYYMSPDDPVPRFFAFFLAFMGAMLGLVISGNLIQIVFFWELTSLFSFLLIGYWHHRADARRGAYMALMVTGAGGLCLLAGVMLLGHIVGSYDLDQVLAAGDQIRAHSLYPVMLALVLIGALSKSAQFPFHFWLPHAMAAPTPVSAYLHSATMVKAGVFLLARLWPSLSGSEEWFWIVGGAGALTLLLGAYCAMFQNDLKGLLAYSTISHLGLITLLLGLNSPLAAVAAVFHILNHATFKASLFMAAGIIDHESGTRDIRKLSGLVRLIPFTATLAMVASASMAGVPLLNGFLSKEMFFAETVFISATQWVEIALPLIATIAGTFSVAYALRFTVDVFFGPPATDLPHTPHEPPRWMRAPVELLVFTCLLVGIFPAQVVGSILAAAALPVVGGVLPEYSLAIWHGWNAPMIMSLVAMSGGIVLYLLLRKQLKRGRFKYPPIISYFNGKRMFERSLVVMMRGVRRIEKRISTKRLQTQLFLLVLAAVIAGLIPMLNSGLSWGDRPKIPGSIVFVTLWVLAIACALGAAWQAKYHRLAALTMVSVCGMVTCVTFVWFSAPDLALTQLVVEVVTTVLILLGLRWLPRRIEEVSPLPSSLRKARIRRLRDFLLSTVVGGGMALLSYAMLTRQTPNDISSFYLSRALPEGGGSNVVNVMLVDFRGFDTLGEITVLGAVALTVYALLRRFRPSKESMELPPQQRQLAPDVATDLVNPRQASDTALGFMMVPAVLVRLLLPIALVVSFYLFMRGHNQPGGGFVAGLVMSVAFILQYMVAGTQWVEAQMSLRPMRWMGFGLLSATLTGLGALFAGYPFLTTHTWHFSLPLLGDIHIASALFFDVGVYAMVVGSTLLMLTALGHQSVRAHKPSNQPKAVAVTEGAA
- a CDS encoding DMT family transporter, translated to MTVPNASPRFNRFSKAECILVVITMIWGGTFLLVQHALTVSGPMFFVGLRFAAAAIVVGFFSLRTLRGLTLFELKAGAFIGASIMLGYGMQTIGLQTIPSSQSAFITALYVPCVPLLQWLVLGRRPGLMPSIGIMLAFTGLMLLTGPTGASLNFSPGEIATLICAIAVAAEIILIGAYAGQVDVRRVTVVQLATASLLSFLMVVPMGEALPGFSWLLVFSAVGLGLTSAVIQVAMNWAQQSVSPTRATLIYAGEPVWAGVIGRIAGERFPPIAMLGAALIVAAVIVSEMKTKGQRANAMADDLERERQG
- a CDS encoding helix-turn-helix domain-containing protein, whose product is MHKENPQRASVLQHVSQNVRRLRHAADLSQTALSEKSGVSRRMLVAIEAGEKNVSLSTLDRVAEALDVAFSDLIQAPDAGDHSRINELAWAGDIPGSKAVLLAKATARREVELWEMHLEPGDRYSPDPDPDGWSVQLFVFEGCLTLLVGEEEKHVAAGEFYMFASRNVHGYRNDGKVAVRFVRNVVI